One Solea senegalensis isolate Sse05_10M linkage group LG13, IFAPA_SoseM_1, whole genome shotgun sequence DNA segment encodes these proteins:
- the sept8a gene encoding septin-8-A isoform X2, which yields MAATDVDVFSNEEKRNLSLGGHVGFDSLPDQLVSKSVTQGFCFNILCVGETGIGKSTLMNTLFNTMFENEEASHYQNGVYLRPRTYDLLESNVHLKLTIVDTVGFGDQINKEDSYKPIVDYIDTQFENYLQEELKIKRSLFNYHDTRIHICLYFIAPTGHSLKSLDLVTMKKLDSKVNIIPIIAKADTISKSELHKFKIKIMSELVSNGVQIYQFPTDDEAVSEINSSMNAHLPFAVVGSVEEVKVGNKTVRARQYPWGVVQVENESHCDFVKLREMLIRVNMEDLREQTHARHYELYRRCKLEEMGFKDTDPDSQPFSLQETYEAKRKEFLGDLQRKEEEMRQMFVNKVKETEAELKEKERELHDKFEQLKRMHQEEKRKVEEKRRDLEEEMNAFNRKKVAAETLSLSQPLKKDKDKKN from the exons ATGGCTGCCACGGACGTGGACGTGTTTTCG AATGAAGAGAAGCGTAACCTGAGTTTGGGTGGCCATGTTGGATTCGACAGCCTCCCTGACCAACTGGTCAGTAAATCGGTCACTCAGGGATTTTGTTTTAACATCCTCTGTGTAG GGGAGACCGGTATTGGCAAGTCGACGTTAATGAACACACTTTTCAACACCATGTTTGAAAACGAAGAGGCCAGCCATTACCAGAACGGCGTGTATCTGCGGCCACGGACCTACGACTTGCTAGAAAGCAACGTCCACCTCAAACTGACGATCGTCGACACCGTCGGCTTTGGCGATCAGATCAACAAAGAGGACAG TTACAAGCCCATCGTCGACTACATCGACACTCAGTTTGAAAACTATCTCCAGGAAGAGCTGAAGATCAAGCGCTCGCTGTTCAACTACCACGACACCAGGATTCACATCTGCCTTTATTTCATCGCTCCAACGGGACACTCCCTCAAGTCCCTGGACCTTGTCACCATGAAGAAACTGGACAGCAAG GTCAACATCATTCCCATCATCGCCAAAGCGGACACAATCTCCAAGAGCGAGCTCCataaattcaaaataaagatCATGAGCGAGCTGGTGAGCAACGGCGTGCAGATCTATCAGTTCCCGACCGACGACGAAGCGGTCAGCGAGATCAACTCCTCCATGAAT GCCCATCTGCCGTTTGCTGTGGTGGGGAGCGTGGAAGAGGTCAAAGTGGGGAACAAAACCGTGAGGGCCAGGCAGTATCCCTGGGGCGTTGTGCAAG ttGAGAATGAGAGCCACTGCGACTTTGTGAAGCTCAGGGAAATGTTGATCAGGGTCAACATGGAGGATCTGAGGGAGCAGACCCACGCCCGCCACTACGAGCTGTACCGACGCTGCAAGCTGGAGGAGATGGGCTTCAAAGACACAGATCCTGACAGTCAGCCGTTCAG tcTTCAAGAGACGTATGAGGCCAAGCGGAAAGAGTTCCTGGGGGACCTGCAGCGTAAGGAGGAGGAAATGCGACAAATGTTTGTCAATAAAGTCAAAGAGACAGAAGCGGagctgaaggagaaggagagagag cTGCATGACAAGTTTGAGCAGCTGAAGCGAATGCatcaggaggagaagaggaaggtggaggagaagcggagggacctggaggaggagatgaacgCCTTCAACAGGAAGAAGGTGGCAGCTGAGACGCTGTCTTTATCTCAGCCCCTcaaaaaggacaaggacaaGAAAAA tTAA
- the ccni2 gene encoding cyclin-I, translated as MKNPGAAGSRRLIALLEGALVREARFWKVPVFKNGCIQGADISSSQHQEMILWLGEMSRLFQFCPETFALGVCVLNRLLSTVKAQPKYLKCIAFTSLVLAAKINEEDEVIGSVRDLVAQSGCNFSTAEILRMERIILDKLHWDLYTATPVDFIHIVS; from the exons ATGAAGAAtccaggagctgctgggagCCGTCGGCTGATCGCCTTGCTGGAGGGCGCCTTGGTCAGAGAGGCCCGCTTCTGGAAGGTGCCGGTCTTCAAGAACGGATGCATCCAG GGCGCTGATATCTCTTCGTCCCAACACCAAGAAATGATCCTCTGGCTGGGAGAAATGAGCAGACTGTTCCAGTTCTGTCCTGAGACGTTTGCACTAGGAGTCTGTGTTCTCAACCGCCTGCTGTCCACTGTGAAG GCCCAACCAAAGTACCTGAAGTGCATCGCTTTTACCTCGCTCGTCCTCGCTGCCAAAATCAATGAAGAAGATGAG GTGATCGGTTCTGTCAGAGACCTGGTCGCGCAGAGCGGCTGCAACTTTTCAACGGCGGAGATTCTGCGCATGGAGAGGATCATTCTAGACAAGCTGCACTGGGACCTGTACACCGCGACACCGGTCGACTTCATTCACATAGTAAGTTAG
- the sept8a gene encoding septin-8-A isoform X1, which yields MAATDVDVFSNEEKRNLSLGGHVGFDSLPDQLVSKSVTQGFCFNILCVGETGIGKSTLMNTLFNTMFENEEASHYQNGVYLRPRTYDLLESNVHLKLTIVDTVGFGDQINKEDSYKPIVDYIDTQFENYLQEELKIKRSLFNYHDTRIHICLYFIAPTGHSLKSLDLVTMKKLDSKVNIIPIIAKADTISKSELHKFKIKIMSELVSNGVQIYQFPTDDEAVSEINSSMNAHLPFAVVGSVEEVKVGNKTVRARQYPWGVVQVENESHCDFVKLREMLIRVNMEDLREQTHARHYELYRRCKLEEMGFKDTDPDSQPFSLQETYEAKRKEFLGDLQRKEEEMRQMFVNKVKETEAELKEKERELHDKFEQLKRMHQEEKRKVEEKRRDLEEEMNAFNRKKVAAETLSLSQPLKKDKDKKKSVKTENQSAVSASSSKVMMAKANVEPLNCQSWWQAIQCCTCLVHNATWKPGGLF from the exons ATGGCTGCCACGGACGTGGACGTGTTTTCG AATGAAGAGAAGCGTAACCTGAGTTTGGGTGGCCATGTTGGATTCGACAGCCTCCCTGACCAACTGGTCAGTAAATCGGTCACTCAGGGATTTTGTTTTAACATCCTCTGTGTAG GGGAGACCGGTATTGGCAAGTCGACGTTAATGAACACACTTTTCAACACCATGTTTGAAAACGAAGAGGCCAGCCATTACCAGAACGGCGTGTATCTGCGGCCACGGACCTACGACTTGCTAGAAAGCAACGTCCACCTCAAACTGACGATCGTCGACACCGTCGGCTTTGGCGATCAGATCAACAAAGAGGACAG TTACAAGCCCATCGTCGACTACATCGACACTCAGTTTGAAAACTATCTCCAGGAAGAGCTGAAGATCAAGCGCTCGCTGTTCAACTACCACGACACCAGGATTCACATCTGCCTTTATTTCATCGCTCCAACGGGACACTCCCTCAAGTCCCTGGACCTTGTCACCATGAAGAAACTGGACAGCAAG GTCAACATCATTCCCATCATCGCCAAAGCGGACACAATCTCCAAGAGCGAGCTCCataaattcaaaataaagatCATGAGCGAGCTGGTGAGCAACGGCGTGCAGATCTATCAGTTCCCGACCGACGACGAAGCGGTCAGCGAGATCAACTCCTCCATGAAT GCCCATCTGCCGTTTGCTGTGGTGGGGAGCGTGGAAGAGGTCAAAGTGGGGAACAAAACCGTGAGGGCCAGGCAGTATCCCTGGGGCGTTGTGCAAG ttGAGAATGAGAGCCACTGCGACTTTGTGAAGCTCAGGGAAATGTTGATCAGGGTCAACATGGAGGATCTGAGGGAGCAGACCCACGCCCGCCACTACGAGCTGTACCGACGCTGCAAGCTGGAGGAGATGGGCTTCAAAGACACAGATCCTGACAGTCAGCCGTTCAG tcTTCAAGAGACGTATGAGGCCAAGCGGAAAGAGTTCCTGGGGGACCTGCAGCGTAAGGAGGAGGAAATGCGACAAATGTTTGTCAATAAAGTCAAAGAGACAGAAGCGGagctgaaggagaaggagagagag cTGCATGACAAGTTTGAGCAGCTGAAGCGAATGCatcaggaggagaagaggaaggtggaggagaagcggagggacctggaggaggagatgaacgCCTTCAACAGGAAGAAGGTGGCAGCTGAGACGCTGTCTTTATCTCAGCCCCTcaaaaaggacaaggacaaGAAAAA GTCGGTGAAGACGGAGAACCAGTCGGCCGTGAGCGCCTCCAGCTCTAAAGTGATGATGGCCAAGGCCAACGTGGAGCCCTTGAACTGCCAGAGCTGGTGGCAGGCCATACAGTGCTGCACCTGCCTGGTCCACAACGCCACCTGGAAGCCGGGCGGCCTCTTCTGA
- the LOC122779471 gene encoding ankyrin repeat domain-containing protein SOWAHA-like, with protein MALTQQSVLSLLLSEGGRVKKSDLVSRFKGAVDCVDPAQKERNRELLKTFVNSVAFVKEIDGVRYVVIKKVYRHLLKNVQTEAGTSESEEGSRSGEQQRPPAPGVDPGADSGLEDTSAASEPDPDQANDGSYGNPLSPIQQALRRSQQSDFKVKRMLNFEIQTPEDLSTRVKVTASKPYALPLRTPPSTTRVEVCKLKLDPDDVPQSPTQDPSRNKKRPPSVEERTSISSSSPQLRRAFKSTKASEETDRDATIVPLEQSEHEWLVKCAAGHWSQVYGLLLRDSQLAEKRDFMSGFTALHWAAKCGNSDMLVKIVALSRKGGVDIDINAKTHGGYTPLHIAALHDQEFIMNLLVMEYGADVRLRDNCGKKAFHYLHKGISRAVRVMLGEPPAAQQAQDRVPQQDKEELDLFPDLSKGLHSISRLFQPHTSAHKKKHKHRLGLFSLNDEDREDREDREDSSSFRPRLLSEVFM; from the coding sequence ATGGCTTTGACGCAGCAGTCCGTCTTGTCCTTGCTCTTATCGGAGGGAGGACGAGTGAAGAAGTCCGACCTGGTGAGTCGCTTTAAAGGCGCAGTTGACTGCGTCGACCCCGCACAGAAAGAGCGCAACAGGGAGCTTTTGAAGACTTTCGTCAACAGCGTCGCCTTCGTCAAAGAGATCGACGGTGTCCGCTATGTTGTGATCAAGAAAGTGTACCGACATTTGCTGAAGAATGTCCAGACTGAGGCGGGGACAAGTGAAAGTGAAGAGGGCTCGAGGTCAGGTGAGCAGCAGCGCCCACCTGCGCCAGGTGTGGATCCTGGAGCAGATAGTGGACTGGAGGACACATCTGCTGCTTCTGAACCTGATCCGGATCAGGCAAATGATGGCAGTTATGGAAACCCACTGTCTCCTATACAGCAGGCTCTGCGGAGGAGCCAACAGTCAGACTTTAAAGTGAAGAGGATGCTGAATTTTGAGATTCAGACACCAGAGGACCTTTCAACGAGGGTGAAGGTGACTGCATCCAAACCCTATGCCCTGCCTCTGAGGACGCCGCCCAGCACCACCAGGGTGGAGGTCTGCAAACTGAAGCTGGACCCAGACGATGTTCCTCAGAGTCCCACACAGGATCCATCCAGGAACAAGAAGAGACCTCCTTCAGTGGAGGAGAGgaccagcatcagcagcagctcgcCTCAGCTGAGGAGGGCGTTCAAGAGCACCAAGGCGTcggaggagacagacagagacgccACCATCGTTCCCCTGGAGCAGTCCGAGCACGAGTGGCTGGTGAAGTGTGCTGCCGGTCACTGGAGCCAGGTCTACGGCCTGTTGCTGAGAGACAGTCAGCTGGCCGAGAAGAGGGACTTCATGTCAGGGTTCACCGCCTTGCACTGGGCGGCCAAGTGTGGCAACAGCGACATGCTGGTTAAAATCGTGGCTCTGTCCAGGAAAGGAGGCGTAGATATTGATATTAATGCCAAAACCCACGGTGGATACACTCCCCTGCACATAGCCGCGCTGCACGACCAGGAGTTCATCATGAATCTGCTGGTGATGGAGTACGGCGCCGACGTGAGGCTCAGGGACAACTGTGGGAAGAAGGCCTTCCACTATCTGCACAAAGGCATCTCCAGGGCTGTGCGAGTGATGCTGGGTGAACCTCCAGCAGCCCAGCAGGCCCAGGACCGGGTCCCGCAGCAGGACAAAGAGGAGCTGGACCTCTTCCCAGATCTCTCCAAGGGTTTGCATTCAATCAGCCGCCTCTTCCAGCCTCACACGTCGGCCCACAAGAAGAAGCACAAGCACAGGCTGGGACTTTTCTCCCTGAACGACGAGGACAGGGAGGACAGGGAGGACAGGgaggacagcagcagcttcagaccCAGATTACTGTCTGAGGTTTTTATGTGA